The proteins below are encoded in one region of Streptomyces roseirectus:
- a CDS encoding TetR family transcriptional regulator has protein sequence MSAAARCFGKYGYDGTSIRDIAKAADVDAALVYRYFGSKQGLFEAVAHHASALFEPLRHLPLEDVPDWILRLAFDGPGEDEIPHPVLTMLRSPSREEAVARLRSDVTEIFSEHFARRLDGPDAQVRAELLAAWALGMTLMRLAVQTPALSSVPDNAVLPYVRKAVDLLLRPCDEREETEGDCRCRWGGE, from the coding sequence ATGAGCGCCGCCGCCCGGTGCTTCGGGAAGTACGGCTACGACGGCACGAGCATCCGCGACATCGCCAAGGCGGCCGATGTCGACGCCGCTCTCGTCTACCGGTACTTCGGCTCAAAACAGGGCCTCTTCGAAGCGGTCGCGCACCACGCGAGCGCCCTGTTCGAACCGCTGCGCCACCTGCCGCTGGAAGACGTGCCGGACTGGATCCTCCGCCTCGCCTTCGACGGCCCCGGGGAGGACGAGATCCCGCATCCGGTGCTGACGATGCTCCGCTCACCCAGCCGGGAGGAAGCCGTCGCCCGCCTCCGCTCCGACGTCACCGAGATCTTCTCCGAGCACTTCGCCCGCCGCCTCGACGGCCCCGACGCCCAGGTACGCGCCGAACTCCTCGCGGCGTGGGCCCTGGGCATGACCCTGATGCGGCTCGCCGTCCAGACACCGGCCCTGAGCTCAGTACCGGACAACGCCGTCCTCCCCTACGTCAGGAAGGCCGTCGACCTGCTGCTGAGGCCGTGTGACGAGCGGGAGGAGACGGAGGGCGACTGCCGGTGCCGCTGGGGCGGTGAGTGA
- a CDS encoding IS701 family transposase → MTERRTCPPAPGALEEYAARFDGLFLNLAQRRGFREYLTGLLAPRDRNKTLTCLAGAEPVLGAGLPSVQRLQYFLSESRWDSEQVNTRRLELVQTDPALAPHEAGVLVIDDSGDRKDGTATTHVGRQWLGRLGKTDNGVVTVTTVWTDGRVYYPLHAQPYTPAHHFTRGRADPGFRTKPQIAAALAARGKELGFACRAVVADCAYSVSDDWYLALREAQLPYVVHLKPHRGTWAPADQPHTPIDAAHALAWQDADHPGDWAPVERHFRGGHTETWWAADARLGGWQPHGPCRLVVATTDPATLPEKATWYLATNHHPNAPHATASGHPPADLAEIVRLYGLRPWIEQSYKQIKDELGWADFQVRSDTAIRHHQTLVNCAFTFCWDQWFAPPGPLDTTAPDPCPDNRPERGHHHTPPALLAQGLTGRPLLAHPGHHPAQMVASLDRPGPATRTPGPPRHGHRRQTP, encoded by the coding sequence ATGACTGAGCGACGGACGTGTCCGCCCGCGCCAGGGGCCTTGGAGGAGTACGCGGCCCGTTTCGATGGTCTGTTCCTCAACCTTGCCCAGCGGCGTGGGTTTCGTGAGTACCTGACCGGGCTGCTGGCGCCGAGGGACCGCAACAAGACGCTGACCTGCCTGGCCGGGGCCGAGCCGGTTCTCGGCGCGGGTCTGCCGAGCGTGCAGCGGCTGCAGTACTTCCTCTCCGAGTCGCGCTGGGACAGCGAGCAGGTGAACACGCGGCGGCTGGAACTGGTACAGACCGATCCCGCCCTGGCGCCCCACGAAGCAGGGGTGCTGGTCATCGACGATTCCGGGGACCGCAAGGACGGCACGGCCACCACGCACGTGGGCCGGCAGTGGCTGGGGCGACTGGGCAAGACCGACAACGGCGTGGTGACGGTGACCACGGTGTGGACCGACGGCCGGGTGTACTACCCGCTGCACGCGCAGCCCTACACCCCCGCCCATCACTTCACGCGGGGCCGGGCCGACCCCGGCTTCCGGACCAAACCGCAGATCGCCGCGGCTCTTGCGGCCCGGGGCAAGGAACTGGGCTTCGCCTGCCGGGCGGTGGTGGCCGACTGCGCCTACAGCGTCAGCGACGACTGGTATCTCGCACTGCGCGAGGCCCAGCTGCCCTACGTGGTCCACCTCAAGCCGCACCGCGGCACCTGGGCACCGGCCGACCAGCCGCACACCCCCATCGACGCCGCCCATGCCCTGGCCTGGCAGGACGCCGATCACCCAGGCGACTGGGCGCCCGTCGAGCGGCACTTCCGCGGCGGGCACACCGAGACCTGGTGGGCCGCCGACGCGCGCCTCGGCGGTTGGCAGCCCCACGGCCCGTGCCGCCTGGTCGTCGCCACCACCGACCCGGCCACCCTGCCGGAGAAAGCCACCTGGTACCTGGCCACCAACCACCACCCCAACGCACCCCACGCCACCGCATCCGGGCATCCGCCCGCCGACCTCGCCGAGATCGTCCGCCTCTACGGGCTGCGGCCGTGGATCGAGCAGAGCTACAAGCAGATCAAGGACGAACTCGGCTGGGCCGATTTCCAGGTCCGCTCCGACACCGCCATCCGCCACCACCAGACCCTGGTCAACTGCGCCTTCACCTTCTGCTGGGACCAGTGGTTCGCCCCACCCGGACCACTGGACACCACCGCACCGGACCCCTGCCCCGACAACCGGCCAGAGAGGGGGCACCACCACACCCCACCCGCCCTGCTGGCCCAGGGCCTTACGGGCCGTCCGCTCCTGGCTCACCCCGGCCATCACCCTGCGCAGATGGTGGCGAGCCTGGACCGACCAGGACCCGCCACCCGAACTCCAGGCCCTCCTCGACACGGTCACCGCCGGCAGACCCCTTGA
- a CDS encoding amidohydrolase family protein, with protein sequence MGPSVPSPGADTSRRRLLLAAAGGTVGTAALVAQSPGATAAATSTGTAVGRPGRGMKVIAIEEAYSVPELIPWPGPVRVPPGLEEEWGRRLADFTELRLADMDEHGVDVQVLSLTPPGVEAIADPAEAVAMARRVNDHLAGVVAAHPTRFAGFAALPFQDPRAAVVELRRAVERLGLKGVLHNDHVQGHYLDEPQFRPVWAELERLGVTLYLHPTPLAPDQWQVFQGHPELSGPSWGWTAQTGAHALRLIYGGVFDEFPNASVTLGHMGELLPFQLARLDSIYRKGAPGRSPRQLPSHYLRHNFYATTSGVFSHAALLGAVHSIGADRLLFSIDYPFESTAEAVDFLHSAPFPPADLHAIAHRNATRLLNL encoded by the coding sequence GTGGGACCGTCTGTTCCCTCCCCCGGCGCGGACACCTCGCGGCGGCGTCTGCTGCTCGCCGCGGCCGGTGGGACCGTGGGCACGGCAGCCCTCGTGGCCCAGTCCCCCGGCGCGACGGCCGCCGCCACGTCGACCGGGACCGCCGTCGGCCGCCCGGGGCGCGGCATGAAGGTGATCGCGATCGAGGAGGCGTACTCCGTTCCGGAGCTGATCCCGTGGCCGGGCCCGGTCCGTGTGCCGCCCGGTCTCGAAGAGGAGTGGGGGCGCCGGCTCGCCGACTTCACGGAGTTACGGCTGGCGGACATGGACGAGCACGGCGTCGACGTCCAGGTCCTGTCGCTCACCCCGCCCGGCGTGGAAGCCATCGCGGACCCCGCCGAGGCCGTGGCCATGGCCCGCCGGGTCAACGACCATCTCGCCGGCGTCGTCGCCGCCCACCCGACACGGTTCGCCGGCTTCGCCGCCCTCCCGTTCCAGGACCCGCGGGCCGCCGTGGTCGAACTGCGCCGGGCGGTGGAGCGACTGGGCCTCAAGGGGGTGCTGCACAACGACCACGTCCAGGGCCACTACCTCGACGAGCCGCAGTTCCGGCCGGTGTGGGCCGAACTCGAACGGCTCGGCGTGACGCTCTACCTCCACCCCACTCCCCTCGCCCCCGACCAGTGGCAGGTGTTCCAGGGACACCCCGAGCTGAGCGGGCCGTCCTGGGGGTGGACCGCACAGACCGGCGCGCACGCGCTTCGCCTGATCTACGGCGGAGTGTTCGACGAGTTCCCCAACGCCTCGGTGACACTGGGCCACATGGGAGAACTGCTCCCTTTCCAACTGGCCCGCCTCGACAGCATCTACCGCAAGGGCGCCCCCGGTCGCAGTCCACGACAACTGCCCTCCCACTACCTACGGCACAACTTCTACGCGACCACCAGCGGCGTCTTCTCCCACGCCGCCCTCCTCGGAGCCGTCCACTCCATCGGCGCCGACCGCCTCCTGTTCTCCATCGACTACCCCTTCGAATCGACAGCCGAGGCAGTCGACTTCCTCCACTCGGCCCCGTTCCCCCCTGCCGACCTCCACGCCATCGCCCACCGCAACGCGACCCGCCTGCTGAACCTCTGA
- a CDS encoding winged helix-turn-helix transcriptional regulator yields MLGRTYDSQLCSIARTLEIVGERWTLLIIRDALLGLRRFEEFQDSLGVARNVLTNRLAKLVEDGLLERVCYQERPARYEYRPTGKAKDLLTALLSLMHWGDEHAAGPAGPPRITDHVGCGGNVREQLVCTQCGQVVGPDAVRLLPGPALTDSQG; encoded by the coding sequence ATGTTGGGCCGAACGTACGACAGTCAACTGTGCTCCATCGCCCGGACACTGGAGATCGTGGGTGAGCGCTGGACCCTGCTGATCATCAGGGACGCGCTGCTCGGCCTGCGGCGGTTCGAGGAGTTTCAGGACAGTCTCGGCGTCGCCCGCAATGTGCTGACCAACCGCCTGGCCAAGCTGGTGGAGGACGGGCTGCTGGAGCGGGTCTGTTACCAGGAGCGGCCCGCGCGCTACGAGTACCGGCCGACGGGCAAGGCCAAGGACCTGCTCACGGCGTTGCTGTCCCTGATGCACTGGGGTGACGAGCACGCCGCGGGCCCGGCCGGCCCGCCGAGGATCACGGACCACGTGGGATGCGGGGGCAACGTCCGGGAACAGCTCGTGTGCACCCAGTGCGGACAAGTGGTGGGCCCGGACGCCGTCCGCCTGCTCCCCGGCCCGGCGCTCACCGACTCGCAGGGCTGA
- a CDS encoding SCP2 sterol-binding domain-containing protein, which produces MARNKLEDHPTVVQARRAPTAARPAGPLDAEWLRQVCLDAGADDVGFVEIDRPDIADQREDLDAALPGVRTLISIVTRMNRQNIRTPARSVANLEFHHTGDHTNEVGRHVVGALEAVGVRAINPAMGFPMEMDKFPRKAWVVSHKPVAVAAGLGKMGIHRNVIHPKFGNFVLLGTILVDAEVSEYTRPIEYNPCLECKLCVTACPTGAIASDGHFNFSACYTHNYREFMGGFGDWAEQVAESRDAHDYRARVSDSESASMWQSLSFGANYKAAYCMSVCPAGEDVIGPWLDDRKAHLTQVVRPLMDKEETVYVVEGSDAERHVADRFPNKRTKHVTMSLRANSVDGLVEGLPLIFQREQAKDMSATYHFTFTGDESRQITVTIRDRALDVADGHHGEPDLRVTADTRTWLRFLAKPSLLAWALVRRQIRLQGSPRLLRDFGRCFPS; this is translated from the coding sequence ATGGCCAGGAACAAACTCGAAGACCATCCCACCGTCGTCCAGGCCCGCCGCGCCCCCACCGCGGCCCGCCCCGCCGGACCGCTGGACGCGGAGTGGCTGCGCCAGGTGTGCCTGGACGCGGGCGCGGATGACGTCGGGTTCGTCGAGATCGACCGGCCGGACATCGCCGACCAGCGAGAGGATCTGGACGCCGCGCTGCCGGGGGTCCGGACGCTGATCAGCATCGTGACCCGGATGAACCGGCAGAACATCCGCACGCCGGCGCGCTCGGTCGCGAACCTGGAGTTCCACCACACCGGCGACCACACCAACGAGGTCGGCCGGCACGTGGTGGGCGCGCTGGAAGCCGTCGGCGTGCGCGCCATCAACCCCGCGATGGGGTTCCCGATGGAGATGGACAAGTTCCCGAGGAAAGCGTGGGTCGTCTCGCACAAACCGGTCGCCGTGGCGGCGGGGCTCGGGAAGATGGGGATCCACCGCAACGTCATCCACCCGAAGTTCGGGAACTTCGTGCTGCTGGGCACGATCCTCGTCGACGCCGAGGTCAGTGAATACACGCGGCCCATCGAGTACAACCCGTGCCTGGAATGCAAGTTGTGCGTGACGGCCTGCCCCACCGGGGCGATCGCCTCCGACGGGCACTTCAACTTCTCCGCCTGCTACACGCACAACTACCGCGAGTTCATGGGGGGTTTCGGCGACTGGGCCGAACAGGTCGCCGAGAGCCGCGACGCCCACGACTACCGCGCGCGCGTCAGCGACAGCGAAAGCGCCTCGATGTGGCAGAGCCTGTCCTTCGGCGCCAACTACAAAGCGGCCTACTGCATGTCGGTCTGCCCGGCCGGCGAGGACGTCATCGGACCCTGGCTGGACGACCGCAAGGCGCATCTGACCCAGGTCGTGCGCCCGCTCATGGACAAGGAGGAGACCGTCTACGTCGTCGAGGGTTCCGACGCCGAGCGGCACGTCGCCGACCGGTTCCCCAACAAGCGCACGAAGCACGTGACGATGAGCCTGCGGGCGAACAGCGTCGACGGCCTGGTGGAGGGCCTGCCGCTGATCTTCCAGCGCGAACAGGCCAAGGACATGTCCGCCACCTACCACTTCACCTTCACCGGCGACGAGTCCCGGCAGATCACCGTGACCATCCGCGACCGCGCACTCGACGTCGCCGACGGACACCACGGCGAGCCCGACCTCAGGGTCACCGCCGACACCCGCACCTGGCTGCGCTTCCTCGCCAAGCCCTCGCTGCTGGCGTGGGCGCTGGTGCGCCGTCAGATCAGACTCCAGGGCTCCCCCCGACTGCTGCGCGACTTCGGCCGCTGCTTCCCCTCCTGA
- a CDS encoding PDR/VanB family oxidoreductase — MSTLGTEAELDLVVERKETVAEGVVLLTLRHPAGHTLPEWQPGAHIDLVLRTDLVRQYSLCGDPGDRTRLQVAVLREPESRGGSSHVHDVLADGETVRVRGPRNHFPLVKAKKYLFIAGGIGITPLLPMMAAVNATRADWSLLYGGRTRASMAFGDTLKRAYGDRVSLRPQDEYGLLDLPALLGRPQRKTAVYSCGPEPLLAAVEAGCETWPTGSLHLERFAPKQDAAAGPLTTFEVELARSGTRLTVPEDMSILEAVENAGVSVMTSCEEGICGTCETKVLSGEIDHRDSVLDDAERAAGDTMMICVSRARGNRLVLDL, encoded by the coding sequence ATGAGCACTCTCGGCACGGAAGCCGAACTCGACCTCGTGGTGGAACGCAAGGAAACGGTGGCCGAAGGCGTCGTGCTGCTGACGCTGCGCCACCCGGCAGGCCATACGCTGCCGGAATGGCAGCCGGGCGCCCATATCGATCTCGTCCTGCGCACTGATCTGGTCCGGCAGTATTCCCTGTGCGGGGACCCGGGGGACCGGACCCGCCTTCAGGTCGCGGTGCTGCGTGAACCGGAAAGCCGTGGCGGGTCGAGCCATGTGCACGATGTCCTCGCGGACGGCGAAACGGTACGCGTGCGCGGCCCGCGCAATCACTTCCCGCTCGTGAAGGCCAAGAAATACCTGTTCATCGCGGGTGGAATCGGAATCACCCCCCTTCTGCCCATGATGGCCGCCGTCAACGCGACCCGCGCCGACTGGAGCCTCCTCTACGGAGGCCGCACCCGGGCCTCGATGGCATTCGGCGACACCTTGAAACGGGCCTATGGGGACCGGGTGAGCCTGCGACCGCAGGACGAATACGGGCTCCTCGACCTGCCGGCGCTGCTCGGCAGACCGCAACGGAAGACGGCCGTCTACAGTTGCGGCCCCGAACCGCTGCTCGCGGCGGTCGAGGCCGGCTGCGAGACATGGCCGACCGGGTCCCTGCACCTGGAGCGGTTCGCCCCGAAGCAGGACGCCGCCGCCGGACCGCTCACGACCTTCGAGGTCGAACTGGCCCGCTCCGGCACCCGGCTGACGGTCCCCGAGGACATGTCCATCCTCGAAGCCGTCGAAAACGCGGGCGTGTCGGTGATGACCTCGTGCGAAGAAGGAATCTGTGGAACCTGCGAGACGAAGGTGCTCTCCGGGGAGATCGACCACCGCGACTCGGTACTGGACGACGCGGAACGCGCCGCGGGGGACACCATGATGATCTGCGTTTCCCGGGCCAGGGGAAACCGCCTGGTCCTCGACCTCTGA
- a CDS encoding DUF1330 domain-containing protein, which yields MTEQTQQQKQSKFYALNMFDVSDLEKYLAYFTRLPEFAPKYGGRIVGFGRFRDNVAGDLAPRQVLFLVEWESEEAFDTFRNDPELADFHPLRENGTASYIWQTFDGIDMSDPTTVALDDVLAVLKP from the coding sequence ATGACGGAACAAACGCAGCAGCAGAAGCAGAGCAAGTTCTACGCCCTGAACATGTTCGACGTGTCCGACCTGGAGAAATACCTCGCCTATTTCACCCGGCTCCCCGAGTTCGCTCCGAAATACGGCGGCCGTATCGTGGGATTCGGCCGCTTCCGGGACAACGTGGCCGGTGACCTCGCCCCCCGGCAGGTCCTGTTCCTCGTCGAATGGGAGTCCGAAGAGGCATTCGACACCTTCCGTAACGACCCGGAACTCGCCGACTTCCACCCCCTGCGGGAGAACGGAACGGCCTCCTACATCTGGCAGACATTCGACGGCATCGACATGAGCGACCCCACCACCGTCGCCCTCGACGACGTACTGGCGGTACTCAAACCCTGA